In Agrobacterium sp. RAC06, a single window of DNA contains:
- the dapA gene encoding 4-hydroxy-tetrahydrodipicolinate synthase: MYQGSIPALVTPFTEEGAVDEQAFAAHVEWQISEGSSGLVPVGTTGESPTLSHAEHKRVVELCVEVANKRVPVIAGAGSNNTLEAIELAQHAEAVGADALLVVTPYYNKPTQKGLIAHYKAIAEAVALPIIIYNIPGRSVIDMSPETMGALAKAHKNIVGVKDATGKIERVSDQRITCGPDFVQLSGEDATALGFNAHGGTGCISVTANVAPRLCAEFQAATLAGDYTKALAYQDRLMPLHKAIFLEPGLCGAKYALNRTRGMNRTVRLPLLATLEASTEAAIDAALKHAGLLN; encoded by the coding sequence ATGTATCAGGGATCCATTCCCGCGCTCGTCACGCCGTTCACTGAAGAGGGCGCTGTCGACGAGCAAGCCTTCGCCGCCCATGTCGAATGGCAGATTTCCGAAGGCTCCTCCGGTCTCGTGCCGGTCGGCACCACGGGTGAATCGCCGACCCTCTCCCATGCCGAACACAAGCGCGTGGTCGAGCTCTGCGTCGAAGTGGCAAACAAGCGCGTGCCCGTGATCGCCGGTGCCGGCTCCAACAACACGCTTGAGGCCATCGAGCTTGCCCAGCATGCCGAAGCCGTCGGCGCCGATGCGCTGCTCGTCGTCACCCCCTATTACAACAAGCCGACCCAAAAGGGCCTGATCGCGCACTACAAGGCGATCGCAGAAGCCGTCGCGCTGCCGATCATCATCTACAACATTCCCGGCCGTTCGGTGATCGACATGTCGCCGGAAACGATGGGGGCGCTCGCCAAGGCGCACAAGAACATAGTCGGTGTGAAGGATGCGACCGGCAAGATCGAGCGTGTCTCCGACCAGCGCATTACCTGTGGCCCGGATTTCGTCCAGCTCTCGGGCGAGGATGCAACCGCACTCGGCTTCAACGCCCATGGCGGCACCGGCTGCATTTCGGTCACCGCCAATGTTGCCCCGCGCCTCTGTGCCGAATTCCAGGCAGCGACCCTGGCCGGCGATTATACGAAGGCACTCGCCTACCAGGACCGCCTGATGCCGTTGCACAAGGCGATCTTCCTGGAGCCCGGTCTCTGCGGCGCGAAATATGCGCTGAACCGCACCCGCGGCATGAACCGCACCGTCCGCCTGCCGCTGTTGGCAACGCTTGAGGCTTCGACGGAAGCCGCGATCGACGCGGCCCTGAAGCATGCAGGACTTCTGAACTGA
- the smpB gene encoding SsrA-binding protein SmpB, protein MAPRGSQRTVNKIVAENRKARFNYEIIDTYEAGLVLTGTEVKSLREGKANIAESYASDEGEEIWLINSHLPEYLQANRFNHEPRRRRKLLLSKREINRLRASINREGMTLVPLKIYFNEKGRAKLELALAKGKKLHDKRETEKERDWNRQKQRLMKTG, encoded by the coding sequence ATGGCCCCCAGAGGCTCGCAGCGCACCGTCAACAAGATTGTCGCGGAGAACCGCAAGGCGCGTTTCAATTATGAGATCATCGACACCTACGAGGCGGGTCTGGTTCTGACCGGCACGGAGGTGAAGTCGTTGCGCGAGGGCAAGGCCAATATTGCCGAATCCTATGCCTCCGACGAGGGTGAGGAGATCTGGCTGATCAATTCGCATCTGCCGGAATATCTGCAGGCGAACCGCTTCAATCACGAGCCGCGCCGCCGTCGCAAGCTGCTTTTGTCCAAGCGCGAGATCAACCGCCTGCGCGCCTCGATCAATCGCGAAGGCATGACGCTGGTGCCGCTCAAGATCTATTTCAACGAGAAGGGCAGGGCGAAGCTGGAGCTTGCGCTCGCCAAGGGCAAGAAGCTGCATGACAAGCGCGAGACCGAGAAGGAACGCGACTGGAACCGCCAGAAGCAGCGCCTGATGAAGACGGGTTGA
- the acpS gene encoding holo-ACP synthase, protein MIIGIGSDLVDIRRIEKSITRFGEKFTARCFTDEEQARSNGRKDSAASYAKRFAAKEAMAKALGTGIAEGVFWKEMGVVNLPNGKPGLELTGGAARCLERLLPAGHRPVIHLTITDEFPYAQAFVIVEALPESR, encoded by the coding sequence ATGATCATCGGCATCGGCAGCGACTTGGTCGACATCAGAAGAATCGAGAAATCGATCACCCGTTTCGGCGAGAAATTCACCGCCCGCTGCTTCACGGACGAGGAGCAGGCGCGCTCGAATGGCCGCAAGGACAGCGCTGCCTCCTATGCCAAGCGTTTCGCCGCCAAGGAGGCCATGGCGAAAGCGCTGGGGACCGGAATTGCCGAAGGTGTCTTCTGGAAGGAGATGGGCGTCGTGAACCTGCCGAACGGCAAGCCGGGCCTGGAACTGACTGGTGGCGCCGCCCGATGCCTGGAACGCCTCCTGCCGGCAGGCCATCGTCCTGTCATTCATCTCACCATCACCGACGAATTCCCCTATGCCCAGGCATTCGTCATCGTCGAGGCCCTGCCGGAAAGCCGCTGA
- a CDS encoding LabA-like NYN domain-containing protein, which produces MFDPREKIALFIDGANLYAASKSLGFDIDYRKLLKAFQKRGYLLRAYYYTALIEDQEYSSIRPLIDWLDYNGYKVITKPAKEFTDSMGRRKVKGNMDIELAIDAMEQSETVDHLVLFSGDGDFTTLVEALQRKGRKVSVVSTMATQPPMIADDLRRQSDHFIDLMTLKAEIGRDPSERGTPRAPEPATASEDEH; this is translated from the coding sequence ATGTTCGACCCCCGTGAAAAAATTGCACTCTTCATCGATGGCGCCAATCTTTATGCCGCGTCCAAGAGCCTCGGCTTCGACATCGATTACCGCAAGCTCCTGAAAGCCTTCCAGAAGCGCGGCTATCTCCTGCGCGCCTATTACTACACCGCTCTCATCGAGGACCAGGAATACTCCTCGATCCGCCCGCTGATCGACTGGCTGGACTATAACGGCTACAAGGTGATCACCAAGCCGGCGAAGGAATTCACCGACTCCATGGGCCGCCGCAAGGTGAAGGGCAACATGGATATAGAGCTTGCCATCGACGCGATGGAACAGTCCGAAACCGTCGACCATCTCGTGCTCTTTTCCGGCGACGGCGATTTCACCACGCTGGTCGAAGCGCTGCAGCGCAAGGGCCGCAAGGTCTCTGTCGTCTCGACCATGGCGACGCAACCGCCGATGATCGCCGACGACCTGCGCCGCCAGTCCGATCACTTCATCGATCTGATGACGCTGAAGGCCGAAATCGGCCGCGATCCGTCCGAACGCGGCACCCCGCGCGCACCGGAACCGGCAACTGCGAGCGAAGACGAACACTGA
- the rnc gene encoding ribonuclease III encodes MTNKSVVGEKDWEQLEAAIGHKFADRDRLKRALTHASAQVSRGKKGDYERLEFLGDRVLGLCVAEMLFKTFRDATEGELSVRFNQLVSAEACASVADEIELYRFIRTGADVKKITAKNMLNVRADVVESLIAAIYLEAGLEAARGFILKYWEGRAARADGARRDAKTELQEWTHARFGKPPTYKVADRSGPDHDPSFTVIVEIPGLKPEIGIERSKRAAEQVAATKILEREGVWAKASDAN; translated from the coding sequence ATGACGAATAAGAGCGTGGTCGGCGAAAAGGATTGGGAGCAGCTCGAAGCTGCGATCGGCCACAAGTTCGCCGACCGCGACCGCCTGAAGCGGGCGCTGACTCATGCCAGCGCCCAGGTCTCGCGGGGCAAGAAGGGCGACTACGAGCGGCTGGAATTCCTCGGCGACCGGGTGCTTGGCCTCTGCGTCGCCGAAATGCTGTTCAAGACCTTCCGCGACGCGACCGAGGGCGAACTCTCGGTTCGCTTCAACCAGCTGGTCAGCGCCGAGGCCTGTGCCTCGGTCGCCGACGAGATCGAGCTTTACCGCTTCATCCGCACAGGCGCGGACGTGAAGAAGATCACGGCGAAGAACATGCTGAATGTCCGCGCCGACGTCGTTGAAAGCCTGATCGCCGCCATTTATCTTGAGGCAGGATTGGAGGCCGCGCGCGGCTTCATCCTCAAATACTGGGAGGGTCGTGCTGCCCGCGCCGACGGCGCCCGCCGCGATGCCAAGACCGAATTGCAGGAATGGACGCATGCCAGATTTGGCAAGCCGCCCACATACAAGGTTGCCGATCGCTCCGGACCGGATCATGATCCCAGCTTCACGGTGATCGTAGAGATCCCGGGCCTGAAGCCGGAGATCGGCATCGAACGTTCCAAGCGTGCCGCCGAACAGGTGGCCGCGACCAAGATACTCGAACGCGAAGGCGTCTGGGCCAAGGCCTCCGACGCGAATTGA
- a CDS encoding RelA/SpoT family protein — protein MMRQYELVERVQKYKPDANEALLNKAYVYAMQKHGKQTRASGDPYISHPLEVAAILTDMHLDESTIAVALLHDTIEDTSATRAEIDELFGEDIGRLVEGLTKIKKLDLVTKKAKQAENLRKLLLAISDDVRVLLVKLADRLHNMRTLEHMRDDKRARISEETMEIYAPLAGRMGMQDMRDELEDLSFRYMNPEAYETVTNRLAELSTRNEGLITKIEDELRELLVANGLLTPSVKGRQKKPYSVFRKMQSKSLSFEQLSDVYGFRILVDDIPGCYRALGIVHTRWRVVPGRFKDYISTPKQNDYRSIHTTIVGPSRQRIELQIRTRRMHDIAEFGIAAHSLYKDGENGDPSEPLQRESNAYSWLRHTIEALAEGDNPEEFLEHTKLELFQDQVFCFTPKGKLIALPRGATPIDFAYAVHTNVGDTCVGAKINGSIMPLVTRLSNGDEVEIIRSGVQVPPAAWEEIVVTGKARAAIRRATRMAIRKQYAGLGQRILERTFERAGKVFSKDTLRPALHRLGQRDVEDAIASVGRGETSSLDVLRAVFPDYQDERVTVKPSSDEGWFAMNSANGMVFKIPGPAHPKGDVPTAGDGPDPLPIRGLSGNAEVHFAPAGAVPGDRIVGIMEDGKGITIYPIQASALQRFENEPERWIDVRWDLDEANKSRFVARILINALNEPGTLATVAQCVARLDINIRVLNMIRIATDFTEMGIDLEVWDLRQLSQLLGELKELDCISTVKRVYD, from the coding sequence ATGATGCGGCAATACGAGCTCGTTGAGCGGGTGCAGAAATACAAGCCCGATGCCAACGAAGCTCTGCTGAACAAGGCCTATGTCTATGCCATGCAGAAGCACGGCAAGCAGACACGCGCCAGCGGGGACCCCTATATCTCCCACCCGCTCGAAGTCGCCGCCATCTTGACCGACATGCATCTCGACGAATCGACGATCGCGGTTGCGCTCCTGCACGACACGATCGAGGACACCTCCGCGACCCGTGCCGAGATCGACGAACTCTTCGGCGAGGATATCGGCCGTCTGGTCGAGGGCCTCACCAAGATTAAGAAGCTCGACCTCGTCACCAAGAAGGCCAAGCAGGCGGAAAACCTGCGCAAGCTCCTGCTCGCCATTTCCGATGACGTCCGCGTTCTCCTGGTGAAGCTCGCCGACCGCCTGCACAACATGCGCACGCTCGAGCACATGCGTGACGACAAGCGTGCGCGAATTTCCGAAGAGACGATGGAAATCTATGCGCCGCTCGCCGGCCGCATGGGTATGCAGGACATGCGCGACGAGCTGGAGGACCTGTCCTTCCGCTACATGAACCCGGAAGCCTATGAGACGGTCACCAATCGCTTGGCGGAGCTGTCGACCCGCAACGAAGGCCTGATCACCAAGATCGAGGACGAGCTCCGCGAGCTCCTGGTGGCAAACGGCCTTTTGACCCCCTCGGTCAAGGGCCGGCAGAAGAAGCCTTACTCCGTCTTCCGCAAGATGCAGTCGAAATCGCTCTCCTTCGAACAGCTTTCGGACGTCTATGGCTTCCGCATTCTCGTTGACGACATCCCCGGCTGCTACCGCGCGCTTGGCATCGTGCATACTCGCTGGCGCGTCGTGCCGGGCCGCTTCAAGGACTACATCTCGACGCCGAAGCAGAACGACTACCGCTCGATCCACACCACCATCGTCGGCCCGTCGCGCCAGCGCATCGAGCTGCAGATCCGCACGCGGCGCATGCACGATATCGCCGAATTCGGTATTGCCGCCCACAGCCTCTACAAGGATGGCGAGAACGGCGATCCGAGCGAGCCGCTGCAGCGCGAAAGCAATGCCTATTCCTGGCTCCGCCATACCATCGAGGCGCTGGCGGAAGGGGACAACCCGGAAGAATTCCTCGAACACACCAAGCTCGAACTCTTCCAGGACCAGGTCTTCTGCTTCACGCCCAAGGGCAAGCTGATTGCGTTGCCGCGCGGTGCCACCCCGATCGACTTTGCTTACGCCGTTCACACCAATGTCGGCGATACCTGCGTCGGCGCCAAGATCAACGGTTCGATCATGCCGCTGGTCACCCGTCTGTCGAATGGCGACGAGGTCGAAATCATCCGCTCCGGCGTGCAGGTGCCGCCCGCCGCCTGGGAAGAGATTGTCGTCACCGGCAAGGCCCGCGCCGCCATCCGCCGCGCCACCCGCATGGCGATTCGCAAGCAATATGCAGGCCTTGGCCAGCGCATTCTGGAGCGCACCTTCGAGCGCGCCGGCAAGGTGTTCTCCAAGGACACGCTGAGACCCGCGCTGCATCGTCTCGGCCAGCGCGACGTGGAAGACGCGATCGCCTCGGTCGGTCGCGGCGAGACCTCCTCGCTCGACGTTCTCAGGGCCGTCTTCCCCGACTATCAGGATGAACGTGTGACCGTGAAGCCCTCCTCGGACGAGGGCTGGTTCGCGATGAACAGCGCCAATGGCATGGTCTTCAAGATCCCCGGTCCCGCCCATCCGAAGGGTGATGTGCCGACAGCGGGCGATGGTCCGGATCCGCTGCCGATCCGCGGCCTTTCCGGAAACGCCGAGGTGCATTTCGCGCCTGCAGGTGCCGTGCCCGGCGACCGAATCGTCGGCATCATGGAAGATGGCAAGGGCATCACCATCTACCCGATCCAGGCTTCCGCCCTGCAGCGCTTTGAAAACGAGCCGGAGCGTTGGATCGACGTGCGCTGGGATCTCGACGAGGCGAACAAGTCGCGTTTCGTTGCACGAATCCTGATCAATGCGCTCAATGAGCCGGGGACGCTGGCGACCGTTGCGCAATGCGTTGCCCGTCTGGATATCAACATCCGAGTGCTCAACATGATCCGCATCGCCACCGACTTCACGGAAATGGGGATCGACCTCGAGGTCTGGGACCTTCGTCAGCTGAGCCAGCTGCTTGGCGAGCTCAAGGAACTCGACTGCATCTCGACGGTGAAGCGCGTTTACGACTGA
- the lepB gene encoding signal peptidase I: MSEEKKQSALWENVKVIIQALLLAMVIRTVFFQPFTIPSGSMMPTLLVGDYIFVNKFSYGYSKYSLPFSPDLFEGRIFESEPERGDIAVFRFPPNPSIDYIKRIVGLPGDRIQMIGGVLQVNGQPVPKVQDGVFTSDYRMDPGTDVPVFRETLDNGVSYNTLDQAQGTRGDDTREFIVPEGHYFAMGDNRDNSLDSRFDVGFVPAENLIGKASLIFFSLGNDTSFREVWKWPANMRWDRLFKVVE; encoded by the coding sequence GTGAGCGAAGAAAAGAAGCAAAGTGCCCTCTGGGAAAACGTCAAGGTCATCATCCAGGCCCTGCTGTTGGCGATGGTGATCCGGACCGTGTTCTTTCAGCCCTTTACAATTCCGTCTGGCTCGATGATGCCGACGCTGCTGGTTGGCGACTACATCTTCGTCAACAAGTTCTCCTATGGCTATTCGAAGTACTCGTTGCCCTTCTCGCCGGATCTGTTCGAGGGCCGGATCTTCGAGAGCGAACCGGAGCGCGGCGATATCGCGGTCTTCCGCTTCCCGCCGAACCCGAGCATCGACTATATCAAGCGGATCGTTGGCTTGCCGGGTGACCGGATCCAGATGATCGGCGGCGTGCTGCAGGTCAACGGTCAGCCCGTGCCGAAGGTTCAGGACGGCGTCTTCACCTCTGATTACCGTATGGATCCGGGCACCGACGTTCCCGTCTTCCGCGAAACGCTCGACAACGGCGTAAGCTACAACACGCTCGACCAGGCGCAGGGCACCCGTGGCGATGACACGCGCGAATTCATCGTGCCGGAAGGCCACTACTTCGCGATGGGCGACAATCGCGACAACTCGCTCGACAGCCGCTTCGATGTCGGCTTCGTGCCGGCCGAGAACCTGATCGGCAAGGCCTCGCTGATCTTCTTCTCGCTTGGCAACGACACCTCCTTCCGCGAAGTCTGGAAGTGGCCGGCCAACATGCGCTGGGATCGCCTGTTCAAGGTGGTCGAATGA
- a CDS encoding DUF3563 family protein — translation MFTPIRKFARALRVPTVAEREMSYLNGARDLVDLEYRQREIDRGMFRRG, via the coding sequence ATGTTTACTCCGATCCGCAAATTCGCCCGCGCCCTTCGCGTTCCGACCGTTGCAGAGCGTGAAATGAGCTACCTGAACGGCGCCCGCGATCTCGTCGACCTGGAATACCGCCAGCGCGAAATCGACCGTGGCATGTTCCGCCGCGGCTGA
- the rpoZ gene encoding DNA-directed RNA polymerase subunit omega — MARVTVEDCIDKVENRFELVLLASHRARQISQGAPITIDRDKDKNPVVALREIADETLSPDDLKEDLIHSLQKHVEVDEPEQEPSSMLANTGTAGKGEEEDELPETLTFDQMSEEELLAGIEGLVPPEKSDDY, encoded by the coding sequence ATGGCCCGTGTCACCGTTGAAGATTGCATCGACAAAGTCGAGAACCGCTTCGAGCTCGTTCTGCTCGCAAGCCACCGTGCCCGCCAGATCTCCCAGGGCGCGCCGATCACCATCGATCGCGACAAGGACAAGAACCCGGTCGTCGCTCTGCGTGAAATCGCTGACGAGACCCTCTCGCCCGACGACCTGAAGGAAGATCTGATCCATTCGCTGCAGAAGCACGTCGAAGTCGACGAGCCGGAACAGGAGCCGAGCTCGATGCTGGCCAATACCGGCACCGCCGGCAAGGGCGAGGAAGAGGACGAACTGCCGGAAACGCTCACCTTCGACCAGATGTCGGAAGAAGAGCTGCTTGCCGGTATCGAAGGCCTTGTTCCGCCGGAAAAGAGCGACGATTACTAA
- a CDS encoding DUF418 domain-containing protein: MTQDRNQAVDVVRAVALIGIAVVNLPFMAQPMETMLVTPAAAVDRVALYLVELVFQAKFFLLFSFVFGWGMEIQIQAAQRAGASFARRFSRRLAMLALFGALHAVLVFSGDILLLYAMLGLITWAVRGATSRRLLLIAGGMIPVAALSLMVLAVLFAEIPLPPAHPNLGGSYTETVLTRWRDWPQTFFFLLLFQGHLAFAAFLAGIVAARNGLFESGNALAKNLRRKVLPLLVLGLTINALYVASGAFGEASPVLASLGFCSLALGGPILATAYLGLILSLSDRVRFPRFFLLAGRNSLSCYVTQGLLAGLLFGGYGLGLFGTLGNLTLLALSFAVTILAMLPVVAFASRFGHGPLELLLRKVTYG, encoded by the coding sequence ATGACTCAGGATCGCAACCAGGCGGTGGATGTCGTCCGCGCCGTGGCGCTTATCGGGATCGCCGTGGTCAATCTGCCCTTCATGGCGCAGCCCATGGAGACCATGCTGGTGACGCCGGCCGCCGCCGTGGACCGGGTCGCGCTCTATCTTGTGGAGTTGGTGTTCCAGGCGAAGTTCTTCCTGCTGTTCTCCTTTGTCTTCGGCTGGGGCATGGAGATCCAGATCCAGGCCGCACAGCGCGCGGGCGCTTCCTTTGCCCGCCGCTTTTCCCGGCGTCTCGCCATGCTGGCGCTGTTCGGCGCCCTGCATGCCGTTCTGGTCTTCTCGGGCGATATTCTCCTGCTCTATGCCATGCTCGGTCTGATCACCTGGGCCGTCAGGGGCGCTACCAGCCGCAGGCTGTTGCTGATCGCCGGCGGCATGATCCCTGTGGCCGCCCTCTCGCTCATGGTGCTCGCCGTCCTCTTCGCGGAAATCCCGCTTCCGCCAGCCCATCCCAATCTCGGCGGCAGCTATACCGAGACGGTCCTGACCCGTTGGCGCGACTGGCCGCAGACTTTCTTCTTCCTCCTGCTCTTCCAGGGGCATCTGGCTTTCGCCGCCTTCCTCGCCGGGATCGTCGCCGCCAGAAACGGTCTTTTTGAAAGCGGAAATGCCCTGGCAAAAAATCTGCGACGCAAGGTTTTGCCGCTGCTCGTCCTCGGCCTTACCATCAATGCTCTCTATGTCGCGAGCGGCGCGTTCGGCGAGGCAAGCCCCGTCCTTGCTTCTCTCGGCTTCTGCAGCCTCGCCCTTGGCGGTCCGATACTGGCCACCGCCTATCTCGGCCTGATCCTCAGCCTGTCGGACCGTGTCCGCTTTCCCCGCTTTTTCTTGCTCGCGGGACGCAATTCGCTGAGCTGCTATGTCACCCAGGGCTTGCTCGCCGGCCTCCTTTTTGGCGGCTATGGCCTCGGCCTGTTCGGCACGCTCGGCAACCTTACGCTGCTTGCCCTGTCCTTCGCCGTTACAATCCTCGCCATGCTCCCGGTCGTCGCCTTCGCGAGCCGCTTCGGCCACGGCCCGCTGGAACTGCTGCTGCGCAAGGTCACCTATGGGTGA
- a CDS encoding TetR/AcrR family transcriptional regulator — MTGKPEIDMPLVTRNGTPAISKRERIFAATVELLLEEGLVVVQTRAVTERAGVGTGLLNHYFRWPELRAAAWSVIFADIAEDMRRAKESPAQSLDRFFKESFSPEAQPIWRLWMEAESLGSQDEWLAKAVETARHRLRDGLTALLVEGLAEQGLSLASPRDAALRLEALRDGLIGLLLARDREIDSAKAEAHLREALRRET; from the coding sequence GTGACCGGCAAGCCTGAGATCGACATGCCCCTTGTGACCCGAAACGGCACGCCCGCGATCAGCAAGCGGGAGAGGATTTTTGCTGCCACGGTCGAATTGTTGCTGGAGGAGGGGCTCGTTGTCGTTCAGACCCGTGCGGTGACCGAGCGAGCCGGTGTCGGGACCGGCCTGCTGAACCACTACTTCCGCTGGCCGGAACTGCGCGCAGCAGCCTGGAGCGTCATTTTCGCTGACATTGCCGAGGATATGCGGCGAGCCAAGGAAAGCCCGGCACAATCGCTCGACCGCTTTTTCAAGGAGAGCTTTTCGCCTGAGGCACAACCGATCTGGCGCCTGTGGATGGAGGCGGAAAGTCTTGGCTCTCAAGACGAATGGCTGGCAAAGGCCGTGGAGACGGCACGCCATCGGCTGCGGGACGGGCTCACGGCACTTCTCGTCGAAGGCCTTGCAGAACAGGGCCTGTCACTCGCCTCCCCGCGCGATGCAGCGTTGCGGCTTGAGGCCTTGCGCGACGGGTTGATTGGGCTTTTGCTGGCTCGGGATCGCGAGATCGACAGCGCAAAAGCCGAGGCCCATTTGCGCGAGGCCTTGCGTCGGGAGACCTGA
- a CDS encoding DUF3830 family protein: MSLEFLRLTVGPFVFEARFEREKAPETCRIFESFLPFRNQAIHSRWSGEAVWVPLGDFQFGAGFENHTAHPSRGDILLYPGGFSETELLFAYGSSQFASKMGVLAGNHFLTVVKGGEQLEAMGKMVLWQGAQAITFEAM; the protein is encoded by the coding sequence ATGTCCCTAGAATTCCTGAGACTGACCGTCGGCCCCTTCGTCTTCGAGGCCCGTTTCGAACGCGAAAAGGCGCCCGAGACCTGCCGCATCTTCGAAAGCTTCCTGCCGTTCCGCAACCAGGCGATCCATTCGCGCTGGTCGGGCGAGGCGGTCTGGGTGCCGCTCGGCGATTTCCAGTTCGGGGCCGGTTTCGAAAATCACACGGCCCATCCCTCGCGCGGCGACATCCTGCTTTATCCCGGCGGCTTCAGCGAAACGGAACTGCTCTTCGCCTATGGCTCCTCGCAGTTTGCGAGCAAGATGGGCGTGCTGGCCGGCAATCACTTTCTGACGGTGGTGAAGGGTGGGGAGCAGCTGGAGGCCATGGGGAAAATGGTGCTTTGGCAGGGCGCGCAGGCTATCACTTTCGAGGCGATGTGA
- a CDS encoding bifunctional transcriptional activator/DNA repair enzyme AdaA codes for MLFQKPDHDTLYDALIRRDPAHDGLHFVCVTSTRVFCRLTCSARKPKSENCIFEDTIAACLGAGFRPCKRCRPTLHHGGNDPLVAGLVEALEADPCRRWSEQDVIARGHDPSTVRRAFNRRFGMSFLEMARLRRLGSGADTLSGGESVIEAQLDAGYESGSGFRAAITRLFGTAPAGLRGQALLKADFLETPIGTMVAIADDHALHLLEFTDRPSLSSEIARLQARQKLGVMLGKIRVIEQVRDEIDRYFSGQGTDFTVRLAGHGSAFERDVWQALRDIPAGETRSYSGIAADLGRESAVRAVARANGANQIAIIIPCHRVIGADGGLTGYGGGLWRKRWLLEHERRMALSLPSTGAISVDTSASHRRHMQSLTTPEAMPSGQIKD; via the coding sequence ATGCTGTTCCAAAAACCCGACCACGACACCCTATACGACGCCCTTATCCGCCGCGATCCGGCCCATGACGGCCTGCATTTCGTCTGCGTGACCTCGACACGGGTCTTCTGCCGGCTGACCTGCAGCGCCCGCAAGCCGAAATCGGAAAACTGCATCTTCGAGGACACTATCGCCGCCTGCCTCGGTGCCGGATTCCGTCCCTGCAAACGTTGCCGACCGACGTTGCATCACGGCGGCAACGACCCGCTTGTCGCGGGCCTCGTCGAAGCCCTGGAAGCCGATCCGTGCCGACGCTGGAGCGAGCAGGACGTGATCGCCCGCGGACACGATCCCTCCACGGTGCGCCGGGCCTTCAATCGCCGTTTCGGCATGAGCTTTCTGGAAATGGCGCGCCTGCGCCGCCTTGGCAGCGGTGCCGACACATTGTCGGGCGGCGAGAGCGTGATCGAGGCGCAGCTCGATGCAGGTTACGAGTCCGGCAGCGGTTTTCGCGCGGCGATCACCCGGCTCTTCGGCACGGCCCCGGCTGGCCTACGCGGCCAGGCACTGCTGAAGGCGGATTTCCTCGAGACACCGATCGGCACGATGGTCGCAATCGCCGACGACCATGCGCTGCATCTGCTGGAATTCACCGACCGCCCTTCCCTCTCTTCCGAGATCGCACGACTGCAGGCCCGCCAGAAGCTGGGCGTGATGCTCGGCAAGATCCGTGTCATCGAACAGGTCAGAGACGAGATCGACCGCTACTTTAGCGGCCAGGGCACCGACTTCACGGTCAGGCTCGCGGGACATGGCAGCGCCTTCGAGCGCGACGTCTGGCAAGCCCTGCGGGACATTCCGGCCGGCGAGACGCGCAGCTATTCCGGGATCGCCGCCGATCTGGGCCGGGAGAGCGCCGTCAGGGCCGTGGCCCGCGCCAATGGTGCGAACCAGATCGCCATCATCATTCCCTGTCACCGAGTGATCGGCGCCGATGGAGGCCTCACCGGCTATGGTGGAGGGCTCTGGCGCAAGCGCTGGCTGCTGGAGCACGAGCGACGCATGGCATTGTCTTTGCCATCGACGGGCGCAATCTCCGTCGACACATCCGCGTCGCACCGGCGGCACATGCAATCCCTGACCACGCCTGAAGCCATGCCTTCCGGACAGATCAAGGACTGA
- a CDS encoding DUF2062 domain-containing protein — protein sequence MLFRRRQPISRLTKLRELFWPRRGFIRSFQYLSKRILRLSATPHAIAAGVVAGVVSSWTPFIGLHFLLAFAIAYLIAGNMVAAAIGTAFGNPLTFPLIWASTWEVGHRLIGKGVPVTDSVDLEKKFSLSAFESMWHPILKPMLVGAIPLAVVSGAVIYCVIYFTVAKFQARRRERLAERARVRLAEALQGSSV from the coding sequence ATGCTGTTTCGACGCAGGCAACCGATTTCCAGACTGACGAAGCTACGCGAGCTTTTTTGGCCGCGCCGGGGCTTCATCCGGTCGTTTCAATATCTGAGCAAACGAATCTTGCGCTTGTCGGCCACCCCGCATGCGATTGCCGCCGGCGTTGTGGCAGGCGTCGTCTCGTCCTGGACCCCATTCATCGGATTGCATTTTCTGCTCGCCTTCGCGATTGCCTATCTCATTGCCGGCAACATGGTTGCTGCTGCCATCGGAACAGCCTTTGGCAATCCTCTGACCTTTCCGCTCATCTGGGCCTCGACCTGGGAGGTCGGCCATCGCCTGATCGGCAAGGGGGTTCCGGTCACGGATAGTGTAGATCTCGAGAAAAAGTTTTCCCTTTCGGCCTTCGAGAGCATGTGGCATCCGATCTTGAAGCCGATGCTCGTGGGGGCTATCCCGCTCGCCGTCGTCAGTGGCGCGGTCATCTATTGCGTCATCTATTTCACCGTGGCGAAATTCCAGGCCCGTCGCCGCGAACGGCTTGCCGAACGCGCCCGTGTCCGCCTCGCCGAAGCTCTCCAGGGATCGAGCGTCTGA